The following proteins come from a genomic window of Pyxidicoccus sp. MSG2:
- a CDS encoding MFS transporter — protein sequence MHASWKRNTALFLGSQALSLLGSSLVQYALLWQVTLQTRSSVMMTLYIVAGFLPTFLLSPFAGVWADRYDRRKLIVLADALIALVTLALAVVFTLRGTELWLFFLAAAVRSLGTAIQQPSVGALLPQLVPEDQLMRVNGIQGTLTSVNMLGAPALAGFLMSVAPLQVLFYVDVVTAALAIGLVAFFVRVEARPRAPVQEGASQLRELRDGFGYIRGHAHLVPFFLYQGGILVLITPAAFLPPLQTARSFGVEVWRLTAIEMVFSVGMMLGGAALAVWKGFDNRMRTIVASTLIMGACTLALGVVPHFGVYLAFMALFGVAMPLYNTPAMVMLQEKVEPAYLGRVFSVMTMLSTALMPLSMLLFGPLAESVSIERILQVTGALALLLGLLAPLHRRLMSFGEPRHALPEAQPARASGGAVEEEGG from the coding sequence ATGCACGCCTCCTGGAAGCGCAACACGGCCCTCTTCCTGGGCAGCCAGGCCCTCTCGCTGCTCGGCTCATCCCTGGTGCAGTACGCGCTCTTGTGGCAGGTGACGCTGCAGACGCGCTCGAGCGTCATGATGACGCTCTACATCGTGGCCGGCTTCCTGCCCACGTTCCTCCTCTCGCCCTTCGCAGGGGTCTGGGCCGACCGGTACGATCGCCGCAAGCTCATCGTCCTCGCCGATGCGCTGATTGCGCTGGTGACCCTGGCGCTGGCCGTGGTGTTCACCCTGCGCGGCACGGAGCTGTGGCTCTTCTTCCTGGCCGCGGCGGTGCGCTCCCTGGGCACCGCCATCCAGCAGCCGTCGGTGGGTGCGCTGCTGCCGCAGCTGGTGCCCGAGGACCAGCTGATGCGGGTGAACGGCATCCAGGGCACGCTCACCTCGGTCAACATGCTCGGGGCCCCGGCGCTCGCCGGCTTCCTCATGTCCGTGGCCCCCCTGCAGGTGCTCTTCTACGTGGACGTGGTGACGGCGGCCCTGGCCATCGGCCTCGTGGCCTTCTTCGTCCGGGTGGAGGCGCGCCCCCGTGCGCCGGTGCAGGAGGGGGCCTCGCAGTTGCGGGAGCTTCGCGACGGCTTCGGGTACATCCGCGGCCACGCGCACCTGGTGCCGTTCTTCCTCTACCAGGGGGGCATCCTGGTGCTCATCACCCCCGCCGCGTTCCTCCCGCCACTGCAGACGGCGCGCAGCTTCGGGGTCGAGGTGTGGCGGCTGACGGCCATCGAGATGGTCTTCTCGGTGGGCATGATGCTGGGAGGCGCCGCGCTCGCCGTGTGGAAGGGCTTCGACAACCGCATGCGGACCATCGTCGCCTCCACCCTCATCATGGGGGCCTGCACCCTGGCCCTCGGCGTGGTGCCCCACTTCGGGGTGTACCTGGCGTTCATGGCGCTCTTCGGCGTGGCGATGCCGCTCTACAACACCCCCGCCATGGTGATGCTCCAGGAGAAGGTGGAGCCGGCCTACCTGGGTCGGGTCTTCAGCGTGATGACCATGCTCTCCACCGCGCTGATGCCGCTGTCCATGCTGCTCTTCGGCCCCCTGGCGGAGTCGGTCTCCATCGAGCGGATCCTGCAGGTCACCGGCGCGCTCGCGCTCCTCCTCGGCCTGCTCGCGCCGCTGCACCGCCGGCTGATGTCCTTCGGCGAGCCCAGGCATGCCCTACCCGAGGCCCAGCCGGCACGGGCCTCCGGGGGTGCTGTGGAGGAGGAGGGAGGGTAG
- a CDS encoding mucoidy inhibitor MuiA family protein: MLLLGLPSLLHATTEAPISAVTVYSDRARVVRTATLTVSGTQRVELPRLPDFVDPDSIRVEAQGAEVSSVDVRPADAPPFPQQEARKLLDALDTLDDDLARAEAERAAVGLQLEALRQVHPKVNPYSMNPATGERPPSPAATWSASAGFLVDTAAKLEARMLELEDRALALKDQRGKRLEEAGQLGTWPRKPGIEVAVTLSGTGLTKVQLSYLVPQRVRWYPRYELQLQPEKQRVQVAFSGRVSQDTGENWEGAKLTLSTALPSTATSLPRFATWKLGTLERFIPEPRRQEERASAPPPLPSRAPEPDPVFSLRQQLLTRAGRPFPSEAAQTPSSGTPESSPERISRPSQSGDASSTFVGTVVDSLSRQPVPDAVVTATSPGLQGEQTVVTDAQGNYRIPSLPPGVYTLRFEVEQFRPYARADVQLRPNRTIRVNANLLPESHDETVEVTGTASSIDVGSTTTGVAVDEEFIKRIAVARPGGKGGAARSFESLAETVDGLSSGGAVSPEPGVDSYVGLAPPPGWQPPRLSEDLPASLAGGYDLAFTAPRPETVRSGQGERVVPLLIESWPVQVERHVFPALAEDAFLVAQLKSPSRTVLPGGDAALFVGADPAGTAVLKLVVPGESFTLPLGVDPAVRTARNVRLVQASEGFISKDDLNTYEVTREVLNPYPFPMQVRVVDQWPLSQDGKVEVKLVRTSPAARQDEKKGELQWDLVVPPTSKSTVSFEYTLRRPRHWRLTQRP, from the coding sequence ATGCTTCTTCTCGGACTCCCGAGCCTGCTCCACGCCACCACCGAAGCGCCCATCAGCGCCGTCACCGTCTACAGCGACAGGGCCCGCGTGGTGCGGACCGCCACCCTCACCGTCTCCGGCACCCAGCGGGTGGAGCTGCCCCGGCTGCCGGACTTCGTGGACCCCGACTCCATCCGCGTCGAGGCCCAGGGCGCCGAGGTCTCCTCGGTGGACGTGCGCCCCGCCGACGCCCCGCCCTTCCCCCAGCAGGAGGCGCGCAAGCTGCTCGACGCGCTGGACACGCTGGATGACGACCTCGCCCGCGCCGAGGCCGAGCGCGCCGCCGTGGGGCTCCAGCTCGAAGCGCTTCGCCAGGTGCATCCGAAGGTCAACCCGTACTCGATGAACCCCGCCACCGGCGAGCGGCCGCCCTCCCCGGCCGCGACGTGGAGCGCGTCCGCCGGCTTCCTCGTCGACACCGCCGCGAAGCTGGAGGCGCGCATGCTTGAGCTGGAGGACCGGGCGCTCGCGCTGAAGGACCAGCGCGGGAAGCGACTCGAAGAGGCGGGCCAGCTCGGCACGTGGCCCCGGAAGCCGGGCATCGAGGTGGCCGTCACCCTCTCCGGCACGGGGCTCACGAAGGTGCAGCTCTCGTATCTCGTCCCCCAGCGTGTCCGCTGGTACCCGCGCTACGAGCTCCAGCTCCAGCCGGAGAAGCAGCGCGTGCAGGTGGCCTTCTCCGGCCGCGTCAGCCAGGACACGGGCGAGAACTGGGAGGGCGCGAAGCTCACGCTCAGCACCGCCCTGCCCTCCACCGCCACGTCGCTGCCCCGGTTCGCCACGTGGAAGCTCGGCACCCTGGAGCGCTTCATCCCCGAGCCACGAAGGCAGGAAGAGCGCGCCAGCGCACCTCCACCCCTGCCCTCGCGCGCACCCGAACCGGACCCGGTGTTCTCGCTGCGCCAACAGCTCCTGACGCGCGCGGGCAGGCCATTCCCTTCCGAGGCCGCGCAGACGCCGTCCTCCGGGACGCCCGAGTCCTCCCCGGAGCGGATCTCCCGCCCATCCCAGAGCGGAGATGCCAGCAGCACCTTTGTGGGTACCGTCGTCGACTCCCTGAGCCGGCAGCCCGTGCCCGACGCCGTCGTCACCGCGACCTCGCCTGGTCTACAGGGCGAGCAGACCGTGGTGACGGACGCGCAGGGCAACTACCGCATCCCGTCCCTTCCTCCTGGCGTCTACACCCTGAGGTTCGAGGTGGAGCAGTTCCGGCCCTACGCCCGGGCCGACGTCCAGTTGCGCCCCAACCGCACCATCCGCGTCAACGCGAACCTGCTCCCCGAGTCGCACGATGAGACCGTGGAAGTCACCGGCACTGCATCGAGCATCGACGTGGGCTCCACGACCACGGGCGTCGCCGTGGACGAGGAGTTCATCAAGCGCATCGCAGTGGCGCGTCCGGGCGGCAAGGGAGGCGCGGCCCGCTCCTTTGAGTCGCTGGCCGAGACGGTGGATGGCCTCTCGAGCGGCGGTGCGGTCTCGCCCGAGCCCGGCGTGGACTCCTACGTGGGCCTCGCGCCGCCGCCCGGCTGGCAGCCGCCACGGCTGTCGGAGGACCTGCCCGCCTCGCTCGCCGGCGGCTACGACCTGGCCTTCACCGCGCCGCGTCCGGAGACGGTGCGCAGCGGCCAGGGCGAGCGCGTCGTCCCCCTCCTCATCGAGTCCTGGCCCGTGCAGGTGGAACGCCACGTCTTCCCCGCCCTCGCGGAGGACGCCTTCCTCGTCGCCCAGCTCAAGAGCCCGTCGCGCACCGTGCTGCCGGGCGGCGACGCCGCCCTCTTCGTCGGGGCAGACCCGGCCGGCACCGCGGTGCTGAAGCTCGTCGTCCCTGGCGAGTCCTTCACCCTGCCGCTCGGCGTCGACCCCGCCGTGCGCACCGCCCGCAACGTGCGCCTGGTGCAGGCCAGTGAGGGCTTCATCTCCAAGGACGACCTCAACACCTATGAAGTCACGCGGGAGGTGCTCAATCCCTATCCGTTCCCCATGCAGGTGCGCGTGGTGGACCAGTGGCCCCTCAGCCAGGACGGCAAGGTGGAGGTGAAGCTGGTGCGTACCTCGCCCGCCGCCCGCCAGGACGAGAAGAAGGGCGAGCTGCAGTGGGACCTGGTGGTGCCGCCCACCAGCAAGAGCACCGTGTCCTTCGAATACACCCTGCGACGTCCGCGGCACTGGCGCCTGACCCAGCGCCCGTGA
- a CDS encoding GFA family protein: protein MTQTPRLGCICGQVHLQVEGAPILSAECCCNSCRAAGTRMQSLTAAPPVLEKHGATRFVLYRKDRVRFLEGTDLLKEFRLTPDAKTRRVVASCCNTPVFLEFENGHWLSLYGCLWPVGTLPPLEMRTMTGDLPAGSALPDDVPNARRQSVSFFIKLLGAWVAMGFRSPKIAFVNGTLRI from the coding sequence ATGACCCAGACCCCTCGGCTCGGCTGCATTTGCGGACAGGTGCATCTCCAGGTGGAGGGAGCGCCCATCCTCAGCGCCGAGTGCTGTTGCAACAGCTGCCGTGCGGCCGGCACCAGGATGCAGTCCCTCACCGCGGCCCCGCCGGTCCTGGAAAAGCACGGCGCGACGCGCTTCGTGCTCTACCGCAAGGATCGCGTCCGCTTTCTCGAAGGCACCGACCTTCTCAAGGAGTTCCGCCTCACGCCCGACGCCAAGACCCGCCGGGTCGTGGCCAGCTGTTGCAACACGCCGGTGTTCCTCGAATTCGAGAACGGCCACTGGCTCAGTCTCTATGGCTGTCTCTGGCCCGTTGGAACGCTGCCCCCGCTCGAGATGCGGACGATGACAGGTGACCTTCCGGCCGGCTCGGCGCTTCCCGATGACGTCCCGAACGCCAGGCGGCAATCCGTCTCATTCTTCATCAAGCTCCTGGGCGCGTGGGTCGCCATGGGCTTTCGGAGCCCGAAGATCGCCTTCGTCAACGGGACTCTCCGTATCTGA
- a CDS encoding Ig-like domain-containing protein → MHSPPPERPVRSLFTSRPGLIGALACVLLTACVAPSGSPEPIEAPGATTVRQALACSGGGSIDQHAAQCDGTGKLLSWAPPTNPGSAAAYDYVLDLNQNYLLALPDLSNLTNPSVPKPAYYAHSYLCSGTAPGCSPAGAPVGWPHNPAGLNAMLIESGLAYSPYKNDPRLRNAALALLDWHLAHGMTAVGDHWSQVPYASGASGTLTYAGTQAGSSVGVGDGVGYLQPEKVGALAWAAVQAFKFNGNTAYRDMAINAANQLTSHLRTPSATVSPWPYRVRASDNAVRTGANIVDNQASNVVEPLKLFQELIRLGQAGALDGAPGYTPTRLSQWQSTQATVLAWLLGANGPIATQNWTQYFEDVGSDATNNLNQLVPGETAKFLMDNPTLDPSWQSHVQNIIAFIETNFGDTLEFGARPIKEQYAFHYKMGSHTARYAAVNARYAELTGDAAAKDKAFRAFNWATYMVRNSGLTIDGPYPNNVWFTDGWGDFIRHFVIGMGAQPDWAPAGQNHLLRSTSVVKSVTYGPGNEVRYTTYDASATEVLRLAFVPSTVTVGGTALSQRTDLAADGWTFDTGNNALRIRHSTSGVIVISGAPPTAPTVAITTPSTGQNFTAPATLSLGATATASTGRTVASVTFRAGATVLCTVNAPVSNPVTCTATSSLGNGSHSVSAEAVDNQGESGSASVAITVAGPPTVSILSPTSGATLPTGSMTLSASASAGAGRTLTRVEFFQGTTSLCFTTTGTGCTWNATAGTYSNVFARATDNGNPALVTNSAPVSFTVSPSVGGVRLVGVDTVGTQNDFDNGGSVNAFQYTAVATGTLGTLKVFAAPGNANASLSMGVYSDASGAPGTLLSSCTTTVVDPLPLVTGQWYGCTASPQVTLTTGTVYWLALLGVNGGGVFRYMDLPTGSMRYSPTGLSALPGPTFGTSTVYAGASSASMYGLSAGSSTAPTVSITQPAANANFTAPANLNLQATATAGPGRTLTKVEFFDNGTVLLCTVSAPTTTSVSCGVSSLQDGAHSVTAKATDDTLQVTTSAAVPLTLSNPPTVSLTSPVANATYTAPAPVPLAATATAGHGRSIARVDFYADGTSLICSGNTSPYSCTWSNPSQGSHTVSAVAVDTGNPAASTNSGTVSITVNSAATAPAAPTGLAATAVSSGQIDLTWTDASTNESGFQVERAPDVAGAPGTFAQVGTPGANVTTFSDTGLAASTRYWYRVRATNAVGSSAFTANASATTLAAPTALVGNSTVLTTSDFEHAGVAAAFNYVASATGNVTRLRIYVDGQTAATTLQLGLYANGSGTPGALLRSCTVATVTPGAWNVCTVTSQAVTSGTTYWLAVLSPTGGGDIYWRQTSGTGSYKVQPGLATLPSTWSGTGGYPGSNMSAYAGN, encoded by the coding sequence ATGCATTCCCCTCCGCCGGAGCGGCCCGTCCGCTCCCTCTTCACGTCGCGTCCGGGCCTCATCGGTGCGCTCGCCTGCGTCCTCCTCACCGCCTGCGTCGCACCTTCCGGCAGCCCCGAGCCCATCGAAGCGCCCGGGGCCACCACCGTGCGACAGGCGCTCGCTTGCAGCGGGGGAGGCAGCATCGACCAGCACGCCGCGCAGTGCGACGGCACGGGGAAGCTCCTCTCCTGGGCGCCACCCACGAACCCGGGCTCCGCCGCCGCGTATGACTACGTGCTGGACCTGAACCAGAACTACCTGCTCGCGCTGCCCGATCTGTCCAACCTCACGAACCCGTCGGTGCCCAAGCCCGCCTACTACGCACACTCGTACCTGTGCAGCGGCACGGCGCCCGGGTGTTCTCCCGCCGGCGCGCCGGTGGGCTGGCCCCACAACCCCGCGGGCCTGAACGCGATGCTCATCGAGTCCGGCCTCGCGTACTCGCCCTACAAGAACGACCCGCGCCTGCGGAACGCCGCGCTGGCGCTGCTGGACTGGCACCTGGCGCACGGAATGACGGCCGTGGGGGACCACTGGTCGCAGGTGCCCTACGCGAGCGGCGCCAGCGGCACGTTGACGTACGCCGGCACGCAGGCGGGCAGTTCGGTGGGAGTAGGGGACGGCGTGGGCTACCTCCAGCCGGAGAAGGTGGGCGCGCTCGCATGGGCCGCCGTCCAGGCCTTCAAGTTCAATGGCAACACGGCCTACCGCGACATGGCCATCAACGCGGCAAACCAGCTCACCAGCCACCTGCGCACCCCGAGCGCCACCGTGTCGCCGTGGCCCTACCGCGTGCGGGCCTCCGACAACGCCGTGCGCACCGGCGCGAACATCGTCGACAACCAAGCGTCCAACGTCGTCGAGCCCCTCAAGCTCTTCCAGGAGCTCATCCGGCTGGGCCAGGCGGGCGCCCTGGACGGCGCACCCGGCTACACCCCCACGCGGCTGTCCCAATGGCAGAGCACCCAGGCCACGGTCCTCGCGTGGCTGCTCGGAGCCAACGGCCCCATCGCGACGCAGAACTGGACCCAGTACTTCGAGGACGTGGGCTCGGACGCCACCAACAACCTGAACCAGCTCGTCCCCGGGGAGACGGCCAAGTTCCTCATGGACAACCCCACCCTGGACCCGAGCTGGCAGTCGCACGTGCAGAACATCATCGCCTTCATCGAGACGAACTTCGGGGACACGCTCGAGTTCGGCGCGCGGCCCATCAAGGAGCAGTACGCCTTCCACTACAAGATGGGCAGCCACACCGCGCGCTACGCCGCGGTGAATGCTCGCTACGCGGAGCTCACCGGGGATGCGGCGGCGAAGGACAAGGCCTTCCGCGCGTTCAACTGGGCCACGTACATGGTGCGCAACAGCGGGCTGACCATCGACGGGCCGTACCCCAACAACGTCTGGTTCACGGATGGCTGGGGGGACTTCATCCGTCACTTCGTCATCGGCATGGGCGCGCAGCCGGACTGGGCGCCCGCCGGACAGAACCACCTGCTGCGCTCCACCTCCGTCGTGAAGAGCGTCACCTACGGGCCCGGCAACGAGGTCCGCTACACCACCTACGACGCCAGCGCGACGGAGGTGCTCCGCCTCGCCTTCGTGCCCTCGACGGTGACGGTGGGTGGCACCGCCCTCTCCCAGCGCACGGACCTGGCCGCGGACGGGTGGACCTTCGACACCGGCAACAACGCGCTCCGCATCCGCCACTCGACCAGCGGGGTCATCGTCATCTCCGGGGCGCCTCCCACCGCCCCCACCGTCGCCATCACCACGCCCTCCACCGGGCAGAACTTCACCGCGCCCGCGACGCTCAGCCTGGGCGCAACGGCCACCGCCAGTACGGGCCGCACGGTTGCCAGCGTCACGTTCCGCGCGGGCGCCACCGTGCTCTGCACCGTGAACGCCCCGGTCTCCAACCCCGTCACCTGCACGGCCACGAGCAGCCTGGGCAATGGCAGCCACTCCGTGAGCGCGGAGGCGGTGGACAACCAGGGAGAGAGCGGCTCCGCGTCGGTGGCCATCACGGTCGCTGGCCCGCCCACGGTCAGCATCCTCAGCCCCACCTCCGGCGCCACGTTGCCCACGGGGAGCATGACGCTCAGCGCCTCGGCCAGCGCGGGCGCGGGGCGGACCCTCACGCGCGTGGAGTTCTTCCAGGGCACCACGTCGCTCTGCTTCACGACCACCGGCACGGGCTGCACCTGGAACGCGACGGCCGGCACGTATTCCAACGTCTTCGCCCGTGCGACCGACAATGGCAACCCGGCGCTCGTCACGAACTCCGCGCCGGTGAGCTTCACGGTGAGCCCGTCCGTGGGCGGCGTGCGGCTCGTGGGTGTCGACACCGTGGGGACGCAGAACGACTTCGACAATGGCGGCTCGGTGAACGCCTTCCAGTACACCGCCGTCGCGACGGGGACGCTGGGGACGCTCAAGGTCTTCGCGGCGCCGGGCAATGCCAATGCCTCGCTGTCCATGGGCGTCTACAGCGATGCCTCGGGCGCTCCGGGCACCTTGCTTTCCTCCTGCACCACCACCGTGGTGGACCCGCTGCCGTTGGTGACGGGCCAGTGGTACGGCTGCACCGCCTCGCCGCAGGTGACGCTCACTACGGGCACCGTCTACTGGCTGGCCCTGCTGGGCGTGAACGGGGGAGGGGTGTTCCGCTACATGGACCTGCCCACCGGCTCCATGCGCTACTCGCCCACGGGCCTCTCTGCGCTGCCAGGCCCCACGTTCGGCACCTCCACCGTGTACGCGGGCGCGTCCAGCGCTTCGATGTATGGCCTCTCCGCGGGCAGCTCCACCGCGCCGACGGTGTCCATCACCCAGCCGGCCGCCAACGCCAACTTCACCGCGCCCGCCAACCTGAACCTCCAGGCCACCGCCACGGCGGGACCGGGCCGCACGCTCACGAAGGTCGAGTTCTTCGACAACGGCACGGTGCTGCTCTGCACCGTGAGTGCACCCACCACGACGTCCGTGAGCTGCGGGGTCAGCTCGCTCCAGGACGGCGCGCACAGCGTGACGGCGAAGGCCACCGACGACACGCTCCAGGTCACCACCTCCGCCGCGGTGCCCCTGACGTTGTCCAACCCGCCCACGGTGAGCCTCACCTCGCCCGTCGCCAATGCCACGTACACGGCGCCAGCCCCCGTGCCGCTCGCGGCGACGGCCACCGCGGGTCATGGCAGGAGCATCGCGCGGGTGGACTTCTACGCGGACGGCACGTCGCTCATCTGCTCCGGCAACACCAGCCCCTACAGCTGCACCTGGAGCAATCCCTCCCAGGGAAGCCACACGGTGAGCGCCGTGGCCGTGGACACCGGCAACCCCGCCGCCAGTACCAATTCCGGCACCGTTTCCATCACCGTGAACAGTGCCGCCACCGCGCCCGCGGCGCCCACCGGGCTGGCGGCCACGGCGGTGTCGTCGGGGCAGATCGACCTGACGTGGACCGATGCCTCGACCAACGAGAGCGGTTTCCAGGTCGAGCGGGCGCCGGACGTCGCCGGGGCCCCGGGCACCTTCGCCCAGGTCGGGACGCCGGGTGCCAACGTGACGACGTTCAGTGACACGGGCCTGGCCGCGAGCACGCGCTACTGGTACCGGGTCCGGGCCACGAACGCCGTGGGAAGCTCGGCCTTCACGGCCAACGCCAGCGCGACGACCCTCGCCGCGCCCACGGCCCTCGTCGGGAACAGCACCGTGCTGACGACGTCCGACTTCGAGCACGCGGGCGTCGCGGCCGCGTTCAACTACGTGGCGAGCGCCACCGGCAACGTCACGCGTCTGCGCATCTACGTGGATGGACAGACGGCGGCCACCACGCTCCAGCTCGGCCTGTATGCGAATGGGAGCGGGACGCCCGGCGCGCTGCTGCGCAGCTGCACCGTCGCGACAGTCACTCCCGGCGCGTGGAACGTCTGTACCGTCACGTCACAGGCGGTGACGTCGGGCACGACGTACTGGCTGGCCGTCCTCAGCCCCACCGGCGGGGGAGACATCTACTGGCGACAGACCAGCGGCACCGGTTCCTACAAGGTGCAGCCGGGCCTCGCGACGCTGCCCTCCACCTGGTCCGGCACCGGCGGCTACCCGGGCAGCAATATGTCCGCCTACGCCGGCAACTGA
- a CDS encoding protein kinase domain-containing protein, with product MATDQGKHFGRYELQDPIGRGGMAETWRARLMGAAGVTKSVLIKKVLPEFADDEAFISMFISEARISATLSHGNVAQVFDFGQVDGNYFLAMEFVDGQPLHHILKRAARTGLSALPIPIATLIALEMCRGLHYAHTRTDEKGQPLGIVHRDISPDNVLISYEGQVKIVDFGIAKARLQRNFNTEPGVVKGKYLFFSPEQARGKEVDARTDVWATGVVLFELLCGQRPVSGPQHTVMMRLASGDFPSPRQLRKDLPAELDEIVMRALAVDLDSRFESSHAFGDALAGFLYSFAPRFSSMNLAHLVRELFREDLARDGRELPVPPSFREELARWRSTAPTPSTAREQVQETPAPRPTPRTPVPGVPTPGEDLETVPVPVRSPSLPRGSLMAGAGLILTLAVVAVLMLDGSSAPPVGHDPSSPQPLRETNSESRSALVAPSQSEQVVATTTTSASEALEAGAGAERPSEISLRLDAQRDVILVPRSLVAFSGLKPAVIYSVSKFSDSQPPDRPSIEEPSTSNVPPLLYLLSGEQVSGDAELGRVTHTPQSFRGVSAISFFTLGFPPQHSTPEQMLQIWNSRPGSEKEFAFRPESMGVSVENAALLEGLSRAATYSLTLTPLGAGAFIYGLKRGPVRRVACVQWSPPHPARASAAGGPVAFLLVQGTEVRVRGIEALKCGFVDDDPSDNHGHMQVRAVPVVADDAPDRPLQGVQSDQLEAADRLVVLSRESLKLKSETGYREALKTATSCLTLVPDHTECLLLAGTAQARLGNIGEGARNYRRFLQVAPPNHPMAAGVRERIRRYDEARP from the coding sequence ATGGCAACCGACCAGGGGAAGCATTTCGGCCGATACGAGCTGCAGGACCCTATCGGTCGGGGAGGAATGGCGGAGACCTGGCGCGCCCGGCTGATGGGCGCGGCCGGCGTCACCAAGTCCGTGCTCATCAAGAAGGTGTTGCCAGAGTTCGCCGACGACGAGGCGTTCATCTCCATGTTCATCAGCGAGGCGCGCATCTCCGCCACGCTGTCGCACGGCAACGTGGCCCAGGTCTTCGACTTCGGGCAGGTGGACGGCAACTACTTCCTGGCCATGGAGTTCGTGGACGGCCAGCCGCTCCACCACATCCTCAAGCGCGCTGCCCGGACGGGCTTGTCCGCGCTGCCCATTCCCATCGCCACGCTCATTGCCCTGGAAATGTGCCGGGGGCTGCACTACGCGCACACACGCACGGACGAGAAGGGCCAGCCACTGGGCATCGTCCACCGGGACATCTCCCCGGACAACGTGCTCATCAGCTACGAGGGCCAGGTCAAGATCGTCGACTTCGGCATCGCCAAGGCGCGCTTGCAGCGCAACTTCAATACCGAGCCCGGAGTGGTGAAGGGGAAGTACCTCTTCTTCTCGCCGGAGCAGGCGCGCGGGAAGGAGGTGGACGCGCGCACCGACGTCTGGGCCACCGGCGTGGTGCTCTTCGAATTGCTCTGCGGCCAGAGGCCTGTCTCCGGGCCGCAGCACACGGTGATGATGCGGCTGGCGAGCGGTGATTTCCCATCACCCCGGCAACTGCGCAAGGACCTGCCCGCCGAGCTGGATGAGATTGTCATGCGCGCGCTGGCGGTGGATCTCGACTCGCGCTTCGAATCCAGCCACGCCTTCGGTGATGCGCTGGCGGGATTCCTCTACAGCTTCGCCCCCCGGTTCTCATCCATGAACCTGGCGCACCTCGTCCGGGAGTTGTTCCGGGAGGATCTGGCCCGGGACGGCCGAGAGCTGCCGGTGCCACCCTCGTTCCGTGAGGAACTGGCACGCTGGCGCAGTACCGCTCCCACACCCTCGACAGCCCGGGAGCAGGTCCAGGAGACGCCCGCCCCACGGCCGACGCCGCGGACCCCGGTCCCGGGCGTTCCCACGCCCGGGGAGGACCTCGAGACGGTACCGGTGCCCGTCCGCTCGCCGAGCCTCCCGCGGGGAAGCCTCATGGCCGGAGCAGGCCTCATCCTGACTCTCGCGGTGGTCGCTGTTCTGATGCTGGATGGGAGTTCGGCCCCTCCGGTCGGGCATGACCCGTCGTCGCCTCAACCTCTGCGAGAGACAAACTCGGAATCGCGCTCTGCGCTTGTAGCTCCGAGCCAATCCGAGCAGGTTGTCGCGACCACGACGACCTCCGCGAGCGAGGCACTGGAAGCGGGCGCCGGGGCGGAACGGCCTTCCGAAATCTCCCTCCGCCTGGACGCCCAGCGGGATGTGATCCTGGTGCCGCGAAGCCTCGTCGCCTTTTCGGGGCTGAAGCCGGCCGTGATCTATTCAGTCTCGAAGTTCTCCGACTCCCAGCCCCCAGATCGGCCGAGCATCGAGGAGCCGTCTACCTCGAACGTGCCGCCTCTCCTCTACCTGCTTTCGGGGGAGCAGGTGTCCGGAGATGCCGAGCTGGGACGGGTGACCCACACCCCGCAGAGCTTCCGGGGCGTCTCGGCCATCTCGTTCTTCACGCTGGGCTTTCCCCCCCAGCACTCGACGCCCGAGCAGATGCTCCAGATCTGGAATTCGCGGCCAGGCTCGGAGAAGGAGTTCGCCTTCCGTCCGGAGTCGATGGGGGTGTCCGTGGAGAATGCCGCCCTGCTCGAGGGGCTGAGTCGAGCGGCCACCTATTCCCTGACGCTGACGCCCTTGGGGGCGGGGGCGTTCATCTATGGATTGAAACGGGGCCCCGTGCGCCGGGTTGCCTGTGTCCAATGGAGTCCTCCCCACCCGGCGAGAGCGTCTGCTGCGGGCGGGCCTGTTGCGTTCCTCCTGGTTCAGGGTACGGAGGTGCGGGTACGGGGGATTGAAGCGCTGAAGTGCGGTTTCGTTGATGATGACCCCTCGGACAACCACGGCCACATGCAGGTCAGAGCCGTTCCGGTAGTGGCCGACGACGCCCCGGACAGACCCCTGCAAGGCGTGCAATCCGACCAGTTGGAGGCGGCCGATCGCCTGGTCGTGCTCAGCAGGGAGTCGTTGAAGCTGAAGTCCGAGACGGGCTACAGGGAGGCACTCAAGACAGCTACGAGCTGCCTGACGCTCGTCCCCGATCATACGGAGTGCCTCTTGTTGGCAGGGACGGCCCAGGCCCGCCTGGGCAATATCGGCGAGGGCGCGAGGAATTACCGCCGCTTCCTCCAGGTGGCCCCCCCGAACCATCCGATGGCAGCGGGAGTGCGAGAGCGGATACGCCGATACGACGAGGCACGTCCGTAA